The following nucleotide sequence is from Desulfurobacterium indicum.
CTTAAAAGAATTTAGAAAAAAAGCAGTTGAAGTTGTTAAAGAGTATCTTGAAAAGAGTCATCAACCGAAACCGAGACTTTTTGATCTTGTTGGTGTAATGCCAGAATATGATCGGGTTCATCCTTATGACGTTGGTTCTACACTTGTTGGAGTTCTTGATTCTGCCGGGAAAGGTATAAGCGGGCTAGAGCTTTACCTTGAAAAAAAGAAGATTATCCTGGGTGATAAAGTTGTAATTCCGGCTCTAAAAGATGCTCGCGGAAATCTTTATGTCAATGATCCTGATGCACTTTTTCTTTCTTATAAAAAAGGAAATAACGTTGTTCTTACAGTGGATGCGAATATTCAATACATAATAGAAAAAACAATTCAAAAGTATGCGAAAAAGTGGCATCCAGATTTTATTAATGTAGTAGTTATGAATCCAAAAACGGGAGATGTTATTGCTGCTGCTTCGTATCCATTTTACAAGTATGGTTCTAAAAGAGGAAAACATTTTGTATCTGAGATAAATCCTCGATTTATAAGTGCACCTTATGAGCCCGGTTCTGTTATAAAGCCGTTTGTTCTGGCTGCTGCTATTAATGATGGACTTGTTACTCCGATGACTCCTATAAGGGCTCCTGCAAATTACAGAGTTGATGATAAGGTTTTCCATAATGAATTTCACGGAGAAAATGTTACACTGGCTGCGTGGGAAGTTATAAAGTATTCAGATAACGTTGGTATTATCAAAATAGCTCAAAAGCTCGGTAAGAAACGCTATTATGAATACTTAAAAGCTTTCGGTTTCGGGCAAAAAACTGGTATAGAAATAGCTGGCGAGTCTGTTTATCCTTTGAGAAACTATAAAAAGTGGAAAAATGTTGATTTTGCAACGCTTGCTTTTGGTCACAATATAATGGTTAATACTCTTCAACTTGCCACTGCTTATTGTGCTCTTGTAAACGGCGGTTACCTTTATAAACCGAGAATAATAGCCAAGATCATCAATGATAAAGGAGAAATTATAAAAGAATTTCCTGCTATAAGGGTACGTCAGGTTATAAAACCATGGGTTTCAAAAGAGATGAGAAGGGTTCTTGCCACCGTTGTCGAAGGTGGAACAGGAACGAATACTAAGATGGAAAACTTTTACATCGGTGGTAAGACGGGAACTGCCGTTAAATATGATCCGAGGATAAGGGCTTACAACCGGAGTAAAATCACTGCGACGTTTGCAGGTGCTTTTCCGTTAACGGATCCCGATTTTGTTATGGTTGTTACCGTAGATGAGCCCAGGGTTCCCAAAAATAAACTCTGGGCAAGCGATATTGCAGTTCCTGTATTTAGAGAAATAGCAGAAAGAATTTTGCTCTATGAGAGGGAAAAGCCGGATAAGTATAAGTACTACTTTGTTGGAGATAAAATGGAAAGGAAACCTATTAATCAGGATTTTCCATATAAGAAAGGTTATCGTAAAATAAACAAGTAATTTTTCAGCGGGAGTAGAGAGATGATAGAGATAAGATTGCCTGACGGTAGCATAATGGAGTTTGAAAAAGGCGTAACTGTAAAGGAGATCGCGGGTAAAATTGCTAAAAGTCTTGAAAAAAATGCAGTTGGAGCGGTTTTTAACGGAGAGTTGATTGATACATTGACACCTATAAAGGTAAGCGGAGATGTAAAGATATTAACTGCAAAGGATGAAGATTCGTTGCACATTTTAAGGCACAGTGCATCTCACGTGCTTGCCAAAGCAGTAAAGAGAATTTATGGTGAAGATAGTGTTAAGCTTGCTATTGGTCCTTCAACCAGTGAAGGGTTCTATTATGATTTTGATATTCCCGAATCGATTTCCGAAGAAGATCTTGGAAAAATAGAAGAAGAAATGTCAAAGATTATAAAAGCTAAAGAACCTTTTAAAAGGGAGGTTGTTTCAAGAGAAAAAGCTTTAGAGTTGTTTAAAAATGAACCATACAAGCTTGAGCTTATAAGTGAACTTTCCGATGATGCTGAAATCACTATTTACTGGCTTGGAGATGATTTTTATGATCTTTGCCGCGGTCCCCATGTTGAACATGCTGGAATGATAAAAGCTTTCAAGCTTCTTTCCGTAGCCGGTGCTTACTGGCGTGGCGATTCGAGAAACAGAATGCTTCAGCGTATTTACGGTACTGCTTTCTGGAAAAAGAGTCAACTTGATGAATATCTTCATAGACTTGAGGAGGCTAAAAAGAGAGACCACAGGATTTTGGGAAAACAGCTTGACCTTTTCTCAATTCATGAAGAAGCCGGTCCCGGCCTTGTATTCTGGCATCCAAACGGAGCAATACTGCGCCAGACAATAGAAAACTGGGCTGAAGAAGAGCACAGAAAACGCGGGTATGAAAGGGTTTATACGCCTCATCTTATGAAGGCTGAACTGTGGAAGACTTCCGGCCACTACGATTTTTACAAAGAAAATATGTTTTTTGTTCCGGTGGTTGAACACGATGAAGACGAAAAGCTTGGTAACGAAGAAATTCCTCTTACTCCAGAAGAGATTAAAAGGGCCAACTGGTATGCTGTCAAGCCCATGAACTGTCCTGCTCATATTCTTATATACAAGTCTCAACCGAGATCTTACAGGGATTTACCTATCAGGTATTTTGAATTTGGGACTGTTTACAGATATGAAAAAAGTGGTTCTCTTCATGGTCTTCTCAGGGTTAGAGGGTTTACTCAGGACGATGGACATATATTCTGCCGTCCCGAACAGCTTAAAGAGGAAATTCAATCTGTTCTCGATTATGTTATGGATCTTCTTTCAACATTTAAGCTTGATTATGTGATAAATATAGGAACTAAACCGGAAAAATATATCGGAACCGACGAGCAGTGGGAGCATGCCACTAATAGTTTGATCGAAGCTTTGAAAGAGAGAGGATTTGACTACAACATAGTTGAAGGTGATGGAGCATTTTACGGTCCGAAAATAGATATAGCTGTTCTCGATGCCATAGGCAGAAAGTGGGACGGTCCTACAATTCAGGTTGACTTTAACCTTCCGGAAAGGTTTGACGTTCATTATGTAGATAGAGATGGAGAAAAGAAACGTCCTGTTCTTGTTCACAGGGCGATAATGGGAAGTGTAGAAAGATTTATAGGGCTTTTGA
It contains:
- a CDS encoding peptidoglycan D,D-transpeptidase FtsI family protein; this encodes MRKLYYYIVNFLNRLYYFVKPFEDDRLNSFLFISIFLVIIFTLRLFDLCYVDKNRYISFLQRQYTGKLTLRSERGEIFDRNGIPLAVSKKKCSFYIRPALIKDKKLFETIFLRIFSNQTGITAKDFKDVFSKDVKFTWLKKNIDGSLKEFRKKAVEVVKEYLEKSHQPKPRLFDLVGVMPEYDRVHPYDVGSTLVGVLDSAGKGISGLELYLEKKKIILGDKVVIPALKDARGNLYVNDPDALFLSYKKGNNVVLTVDANIQYIIEKTIQKYAKKWHPDFINVVVMNPKTGDVIAAASYPFYKYGSKRGKHFVSEINPRFISAPYEPGSVIKPFVLAAAINDGLVTPMTPIRAPANYRVDDKVFHNEFHGENVTLAAWEVIKYSDNVGIIKIAQKLGKKRYYEYLKAFGFGQKTGIEIAGESVYPLRNYKKWKNVDFATLAFGHNIMVNTLQLATAYCALVNGGYLYKPRIIAKIINDKGEIIKEFPAIRVRQVIKPWVSKEMRRVLATVVEGGTGTNTKMENFYIGGKTGTAVKYDPRIRAYNRSKITATFAGAFPLTDPDFVMVVTVDEPRVPKNKLWASDIAVPVFREIAERILLYEREKPDKYKYYFVGDKMERKPINQDFPYKKGYRKINK
- the thrS gene encoding threonine--tRNA ligase, with protein sequence MIEIRLPDGSIMEFEKGVTVKEIAGKIAKSLEKNAVGAVFNGELIDTLTPIKVSGDVKILTAKDEDSLHILRHSASHVLAKAVKRIYGEDSVKLAIGPSTSEGFYYDFDIPESISEEDLGKIEEEMSKIIKAKEPFKREVVSREKALELFKNEPYKLELISELSDDAEITIYWLGDDFYDLCRGPHVEHAGMIKAFKLLSVAGAYWRGDSRNRMLQRIYGTAFWKKSQLDEYLHRLEEAKKRDHRILGKQLDLFSIHEEAGPGLVFWHPNGAILRQTIENWAEEEHRKRGYERVYTPHLMKAELWKTSGHYDFYKENMFFVPVVEHDEDEKLGNEEIPLTPEEIKRANWYAVKPMNCPAHILIYKSQPRSYRDLPIRYFEFGTVYRYEKSGSLHGLLRVRGFTQDDGHIFCRPEQLKEEIQSVLDYVMDLLSTFKLDYVINIGTKPEKYIGTDEQWEHATNSLIEALKERGFDYNIVEGDGAFYGPKIDIAVLDAIGRKWDGPTIQVDFNLPERFDVHYVDRDGEKKRPVLVHRAIMGSVERFIGLLIEHYAGLFPLWLAPVQAVIIPISDKYMNYADEVYRKLKEAGIRVKLDDESGKVGFKIRKAEVHKIPYMLIVGQKEQESRTVSVRSKKEGDVGSMPLDKLVDKLKFEIENKI